The Malus sylvestris chromosome 14, drMalSylv7.2, whole genome shotgun sequence genome segment AGCGATACTCTGCTTTAATACTACATAACCATatcaatcaaaacaaaattttgctcAAAGTTCTAAGACTTGAATGTTGTCTAGGAGTAAATACACCATTGCATTTGCCTTCGGTCggaaaaacaaaatatcacCAATGTTGCCAAAAACAGGACATCCTCCCCTTCTCTAGCTCGTCATCGTCtgccaaaaacagaaaagaatgCACACGATTAAGTTTACGTTTTGAACTTTGAAGAATTATCAGTTTCGCTTTAGTATTATGGAATGACCACGGGAGAAAATTAATATCGAAATATTGGTTTTGCATGAAAGCAATGTCAAGAGATAAAATAGCACACACGCCACAAGGAACACCTAGTGCAACATAAGTAGGCGGACTGCATAAATTACTGAAGTATCAGGAAAAACCCCGGTTGTGCAGAAAAGGACTGCACTCCTCTACATCTAccttaaaattaagaaaaggcaAAACAGAAGAGAACACACTACTTATTACAACACAACAGGATATAGCACCAGACCAACACCACAAACCAGCATATGAGAACCAAGTGTGATAAGCTGAAAATAACACGCATaaattagggctggtttggtattgttgtgctttgaaaaaaaactgcttctgctgtgctatgagaataagctcatttttgctgcttcacgttttcaacttttttttcacccaaaactttgaaagtaagttgtttttaagtgtttaccaaacacctttttgagctcagcttttttttttatacccactttttatgaAAGCactaccaaaccagtacttggTCCATGACCCTCTTACTAAACAAAGCAGCCAGCCTAAACGAGACAAGAAAGGAGAAAAGGAGACATGAAACGGATACAACACAAATAAGGAGACGATTTTCACACACAATTTTAACACCATCAACTTTCATCAATGGATCCAAGAAATCACAAACAATCCGTTTGAAAGTTGAACTCTTTGTAATATTTCTTACCAATTAACTGACAGATTTGGTCAACTGATATGACCACTTCCGCTTCCAAAAGGATGAATCCTTAGTAGTGAGCTTGATTATCGAACCTGAGAAGGAGAACATAGCAACCCAGAAGCATCTGCCCCAACCACTGCAAGATCACAAACAGTACAGAACTGCCCTTCTTGAGTTGCCACAAACCGTGAGCTACAATATGGGCAGGAGACGTCCCTCTGTCCTCGGTAAATTGGTACATGCGTTGCCCCACAAATCACAAATGGGTTTCTGAAATCATAGTTCAGTTGAGATTTATCAGTCATATTCCTTTCTGCAGCCTGCAGCACTTGCCGGGCTTTCTTTGCTTGACTCTCATTGGTGGGGTTGGTTTCCAACAGCCGCCTGGCAAAGTTAGCTGCGGTGGCAATGTTCCCTGCCTTATAGCAAACAGTCAGTGCACTAATCAAGGCAAGCCGTAAGTGAGGCGTTTGAAGATTGCAGTGTGTGAAATAAGCTGCAAGCTCCTGCTCCCGTTTTGGATCATCTTTCGTTTCCCTTCTCTTCAGCTCAATTTGTAATCCCAAAACATACTCTTTGACTATTATAATTAACTCCTTGACTTCATCAACTTCCCTCCTAGAATCAACAACAATCAAAGGAATTGTGTGAAGAATGCTCACAAAGATCTTAAGAGCGTCGGGGAGCTTCCCATTTGTGGTAGCCTTGTAACCAGCTTTCAGTTTCTCTTCCAACTGGGAAAAATTGAACACAAGTGCTGGTGGACCTCTCACATTCGGGGTAGCAGATTCATTCCACCCGCGCTCAACCGCCAGAGATATTACCGGAGCAGATGAAAAGGCACGTAGATAGCTGTGGCTGCCAGTGTGAAGATCAAGAAACATGGGTTTTAAAGGAACAAAGTTTTTGAATCCAAGTTGCCTTTCCAGTAAACGCATTGCAGTGTCAAAATTGCCAGCTGCTGCATGTTCAGCAGCAAGAGATGATCTCTGGATCCAAATCTGGTTTACAGGCATGCCAGTAGTTGGAGCAACAAAAGCCGATGAACTAGCATTTACAGAAGCCCTTGGTGTGTCAGCTTCAGGGGGGAGCTCCAAATCTTCAAGGTCCCATCCTTCCTCTTCCTCATGTCCTTCACCCATTTCCTCATCTTCTAATCCTGCAGTGGCATCTCCATTTTGCAAGCCAGCAACGTCAACCATGTCCAGCTCCTCACCCCAATCACCATCAACAGCTTCATCCTCTTCATCCACAACTCCCCTGCCAACATTATCCAATCCACCTTCAAAAATACCTCTCATGACTCTAAGAAGAGGCCAATCACCGCCACACATAATTGGGTTAGGGGGCATTAAAAGAGTGGGCACTTTCCCCTGCGGCAAAGTTGGAACATTTTCTCCCAACTCTGCAGATAGCCTTTCAGCAACATCATGTAGGCCATGAACTGAAGCTGTGATGTAAGCAAGGGACAAGTGGCCAACATTCTCCAAGATCTTAATACGCTCCTTGACATTACCTAGATACAGTGCATTGTGGAACTGACCCATGACATCATTCTTAACCTCAGCAATTTTCAGCatcttggacagtttttccataTTACCAGTAATGAGATAAAGGAAAGATAGCCTCTCAAAATTTTTAGTCTTCTGGTAGGCATACTCCACGATACCCGCATTGCCTTGGCGAAGCGCCTCCACCCCCAACCTATACCAGTAGTCTTTTTCATCAATTGCTGTAGCGGATGCAACTGCAATTTGAATATTCCCACTCTCCAGAGCCAGATTGAATCTGGTTCTTTCATCTTTCACAAAATGGAGAGCAACTTCAGGGAACCCCTTCTGTTGCAGATAAGCAATCATTGCCTGCCCACATAGCTGTGAGTTCCTTATCATGCTCATTACATGGTCATATCTCTTCTTCAATAGGGATAGCTTGAAAATGTATTCTGTGGCATCAATAATTATGGCCCTGTTTCTCCCATCCCGATCCAAGCAAAAGATAGTATTTCCAGAAACCTTCGTAATGTAAATGGGAACATCTAGGGTTCTGATTATTCCACTGTCTCCATTAGGGAGGCAATATTTTATGTGATTTAGAGTCGTGTAAATGAAAACACCATTGTCATCCCAGCCACCACTCTTTACACGAATTGTCTCATGAAGAGTGCACTGGTGCACAAGCTTCTTGCTGGCAATGATAATGGCATGCTTGCTGAGCAAGGCAACGCTTTCCATGTCATTGGACCAAACAACATACTTGATGAAGGGGGTTTGAAGTTCACCAAGAATAATCTTCTGCTGCAGATCAAATATAACCACTTTGTCTTCAACTCTACACAGCAAATTATTTGTTCCAGCATAGAATATGGCATCAGCAGCAAAAGGAAGGGGTATCTGTTTACCAGCCTCATTTGCCATATTCTTAATCAAGACTTGGTTTTTGCTTTTGTCAAGCACAGCGAATCTATTCCGTGCAATAAACACAGCTGAACCTCCAACACCTCTCTTTGCATCTTGCAGACTATCACCCCTACTCATGCTGTCTTTGGGTATCATATACAATTCGTAAGATCCCCCATCCAAGTCTGAGGAAATAAGAACTGCATTTTCTGTAGGACTGTACGAAACAGTCCTTGGACTTTGATTTAAAGTGGTGGAACCAGGGCGTCGAATGGGAATAACTTGTGTGTCTCTTTCGGTTGAAAATTCATAGTACCGCAAAAAGCGATCTCTAGCATAGAACAGAGAATTACCACTCACTGCAAAGGCTGGTCGTTCCCTCTCTAGCTTAAATACGATCATGCCACTGTCATGACCAGCTGCCAACAGATTCATTTCAGGGTGAGATGAAAGAATCCAAAAACGGTCATGCTCTCTTCGGAAAGTTTGAATGCCGGTCCGCTTTGTTACATCCCAGACACGTATACTTTTGTCCTCTGAGTTAGATACAATTATGTCCTGTTTGGCATGAAACATGACACATGAAACATTATTCATGTGCCCTCTCAAGGTATCCACTTCCCAAGCCTTTGTATCTGAATACAAAATGAACAGATTGAATCAGTAACTCAAACCAGTCTATCTCCTACACAATCGAAATATTATTCAGAAGCACTATAATCTTCTGAGGACTAAAAAACTGTAAGTAACCAAAGCTTTGCCTCTGTATTACAAATGAACAAAATTTATACTCAAAAGAAATTGTTCCTTGGACTCCTATAAGACTTACAAGGTAAAATTATTTGTTAAACAGCCAATGAATCTTATGAAAATTTGAATTAATAAGGTGTCTTCCCCAAACAGAGCAGGCAAATAAACATTGACAAGGAAAGTAATTATTATGATACCATTCATCCGCCACAATTTAACTTGGCGATCATCTGCTCCTGAGACAATCAGAGGCAGGTTGGGGTGGAATGAAGCCCAATTGACACCACGATCATGCCCTTCCAAGACATACTTGACAACAGCATCAACACCGCCAAAAAGATCTGTGTTCATCTGACTTAGTCGCAGAATGTCATCTGAGGGAGATACGGTCTTCTTTTTCAGGGAACCAATATCCCAAACACGGACAGTCTGATCTAGAGAGGCAGATACAACAAGGTCCTCTTTAGGATGGAATGAGGCACACATGACATAATGATTGTGCCCTGTCAACACTGAAATACAAGTACGTGACTGCCAGTTCCATATACGAATAGTCTGGTCATCGCTGGCACTCACAATCCATGGGTACTCATGGTGAAACTGCACTGTACGGATATAGTCAAGGTGCCCGAGAAGAGTAAAAAGACACCTATGCATCTTATAGTTCCAAACTTTAATCTTATAATCATCCCCTGTAAAAATGCAACACAGCTAGATTAACACATGAACTGTACAATCTACACATCAGATGAATTTCTGATAAATACAAGGAGAATAATCCCTTTCTCCAGGTGTGAATAGTAAATATAAATATCTTCCATGAGATAGTAACATTGGTAAAAAAACAATGGAGAAAAGAGATTGCATattcttcaatttttgtttcACTATTAGTCCTTTCGTTAGTTCTACTTTCCAACATCATGATCTTGCACTACTAGAACTCAAAGTGACAACAAATTCTCTCTCTAAATAATAACTCCGACATCATCATTCCTGAGAAGGTATTGGTAAAAACATTTCCATCTCAAAATCAATCTTGCAATTTGATAAACCTTGGCAACTTTCGGACATATACACTGCATAATTGCCAAGTGAAATAATCATAATTCGGTACTCATCAATTTGGACTTTACAAATCATCCACTAGTAAAGCATTCCGGACAAGCACTCCGCTAAGTTTACgtcaatttcaattt includes the following:
- the LOC126599866 gene encoding coatomer subunit alpha-1 is translated as MLTKFETKSNRVKGLSFHTKRPWILASLHSGVIQLWDYRMGTLIDRFDEHDGPVRGVHFHKSQPLFVSGGDDYKIKVWNYKMHRCLFTLLGHLDYIRTVQFHHEYPWIVSASDDQTIRIWNWQSRTCISVLTGHNHYVMCASFHPKEDLVVSASLDQTVRVWDIGSLKKKTVSPSDDILRLSQMNTDLFGGVDAVVKYVLEGHDRGVNWASFHPNLPLIVSGADDRQVKLWRMNDTKAWEVDTLRGHMNNVSCVMFHAKQDIIVSNSEDKSIRVWDVTKRTGIQTFRREHDRFWILSSHPEMNLLAAGHDSGMIVFKLERERPAFAVSGNSLFYARDRFLRYYEFSTERDTQVIPIRRPGSTTLNQSPRTVSYSPTENAVLISSDLDGGSYELYMIPKDSMSRGDSLQDAKRGVGGSAVFIARNRFAVLDKSKNQVLIKNMANEAGKQIPLPFAADAIFYAGTNNLLCRVEDKVVIFDLQQKIILGELQTPFIKYVVWSNDMESVALLSKHAIIIASKKLVHQCTLHETIRVKSGGWDDNGVFIYTTLNHIKYCLPNGDSGIIRTLDVPIYITKVSGNTIFCLDRDGRNRAIIIDATEYIFKLSLLKKRYDHVMSMIRNSQLCGQAMIAYLQQKGFPEVALHFVKDERTRFNLALESGNIQIAVASATAIDEKDYWYRLGVEALRQGNAGIVEYAYQKTKNFERLSFLYLITGNMEKLSKMLKIAEVKNDVMGQFHNALYLGNVKERIKILENVGHLSLAYITASVHGLHDVAERLSAELGENVPTLPQGKVPTLLMPPNPIMCGGDWPLLRVMRGIFEGGLDNVGRGVVDEEDEAVDGDWGEELDMVDVAGLQNGDATAGLEDEEMGEGHEEEEGWDLEDLELPPEADTPRASVNASSSAFVAPTTGMPVNQIWIQRSSLAAEHAAAGNFDTAMRLLERQLGFKNFVPLKPMFLDLHTGSHSYLRAFSSAPVISLAVERGWNESATPNVRGPPALVFNFSQLEEKLKAGYKATTNGKLPDALKIFVSILHTIPLIVVDSRREVDEVKELIIIVKEYVLGLQIELKRRETKDDPKREQELAAYFTHCNLQTPHLRLALISALTVCYKAGNIATAANFARRLLETNPTNESQAKKARQVLQAAERNMTDKSQLNYDFRNPFVICGATHVPIYRGQRDVSCPYCSSRFVATQEGQFCTVCDLAVVGADASGLLCSPSQVR